Sequence from the Pirellulales bacterium genome:
AAAGAGAGCTTCGACAAGTCCGCGGCGATCGCCGACAGCATCCCCGCCCAGCTTGCCGCCGCCGAGGCCGAAGCGGCCAAGCAGGCCCTTCCCGTGCGCGCCTTGGCGTTTTCGCCCAACAATCTTTTGCTCGTCGCCGGCGGCGACGACGCGGTGATCCGCGCCTACCGCGCGGACGACGGCGCCGCGTTCGAAACCTTCGCCGCCCATCAGGGCGCCGTGTCGTCGCTTGGCTTCGCCGCCGACGGCGCCTTGATCTCGACCAGCGCCGACGCCACCGCGCGCTCCTGGGATCTCGACCCCGTATGGGTCTATGCCGGACAAATCGGCCCCCCCAGCGATCAGCCGACGAATCTCGAAGCGTCCGCCATCGCCGATCGCGTGCTCGCGCTGTCGTTCTCGCCTGATGGTCAACTGTTGGCCACTGGCGGCGGACAACCCTCGCGCGCGGGCGAAGTCAAGATCTGGAACGTCGCCAATCGATCCCTCGTTCGCGAACTGCCCGAGGCGCACAGCGACACCGTGCTGGGGCTAAAGTTCTCCCCCGACGGCACACAACTTGCCACCTGCGGTTCCGATAAATTTGTGCGCGTATTCGATATCGCCAGCGGCGCGCTAATTCGCTCTTTTGAAGGACACACGCATCATGTGCTCGGCGTGGCCTGGCGTGCTGATGGCAAGGTGCTGGCTAGCTCGGGCGCCGACGGCGTCGTGAAGGTGTGGAATCTGGAGACCGGCGAACAGCAGCGAACCATTGCCGGATTTGGCAAGGAGGTGACATCGGTCAACTTCATTGGCACGAGTCCCATGACGCTCGCCTCGTCCGGCGACAAGACTGTGCGGCAACACAACACCAACGATGGCGCCAACCCGCTTAACTTTGGCGGCGCGACCGATTTCCTCTATTCCGCCTGCGTCACCGCCGATGGTCAAAGGGTTGTGGCTGGTGGCCAAGACAGTGTGCTCCGCGTCTGGACTGTCGCCGACGGCAAGCAAATCCTCGCGCTGGAGCCGCCTGCGGCGAAGTAGCCTTCACGCGGGCGCGCCTGGCATTTGCTCGCAGTATCAAAAGCTTGACTCTCCCGATATAATTCCCAGTCAGAGCATGTAGATCGCGCCGCGCTTGGTCCGGCGTTTTCCTGTCAGAGAGTTTCATCATGGCTCGCAAGATCATTGTCACCGAACTTGACCGAACCAGGCTGGGAACCTTGCTTGAGAAGGCGGTCAACGTCGAATTAGTGGAGCGCCGCTATTTGCAAGATCTGAGCCGTGAACTCGAGCGCGCCGAAACCGTCGCGCCGACCGACGTGCCGCCCGATGTGATTACCATGAATTCCACCGCGCGCGTCCGCGAAATCGAGAGCGGCGACGTGTACGACTATACGCTCGTCTATCCCGAGCAGGCCGATGTCGAGCGTCAACGCATCTCGGTCCTCTCGCCGGTCGGCACCGCGCTCATCGGCTATCGCGTGGGCGACGTCATTGAGTGGCCAGTCCCCGCCGGCAAGGTGCAGCTCAAAGTCGAAGAAGTGCTATACCAGCCAGAGCGCGAGGGCGACTTCAATCGCTAACACTCAGATCAGCTCTTCAATCAACCGGCGATCCTCCAGCACATAACGCGGCCGGCCAGACAAATCCTCAAACGTCTGAGCTGGGTCGATGCCCAGGTGGCGGTAGACCATCGCCAACACGTGCTCCGGTCGATACGGTTGCTCGACCGGAGTTTCGCCCTTGCGATTGGAGTTGCCGACGATTTGTCCCACCCGCAGGCCGCCCCCTGCCAGCAGCACGCTCATCACGGCGCCCCAATGATCGCGACCGGCGTTTTTGTTCACGCGCGGCGTACGGCCAAATTCGCCCATGGCCACCACCAGCACGTCGCGATCCATACCCCGGTCATACAGATCGTTCACCAAGGCCGCCATGCCGCAATCGTAAGCTGGCCCCTTTTGACGCATGCGCTTATTGATGTCTTGATGGTCGTCCCATCCCGGCACGCGCACGGTGACAAAGGTCACGCCCGCCTCCACCAAGCGCCGCGCCAAGAGCATGCTTTGACCGACGGCGTTGCGCCCATAGCGATCGCGCGTGCGCGGATCTTCGGCATGTATGTCGAACGCCTCTCGCGCGCGGCGACCGGTCACCATCTCAAACGCCTGCCCGGTGAAGTCGTCCATCGCGCTGGTCACGCCATGATTGTCCACCACGCGGCTGCCGCGATCGAGCGAGGCCAATAGCGCGCGCCGCTGACGTAGCCGCTTTCCGCTGAGGCTTTTCGCAAGTTCAAGATTATTGATGCGAAAGTTCGGCCGGTTGGGGTCGCTGCCGGTCACAAACGGGTTGTACGCCTTGCCGAGATAGGCCGCCGTGCCCGAACGCATGGCCTGCGGAATCGCTACATAAGCCGGCGTCCCCTGTTGGTTGCTGCCGCACATCCGCGCGGCCAGCGCGCCGGCGCACGGCATTTCGTTTTCGCGATTCTGTCGGTCGCGCAAATAGTAGCCGGTTTGCACCAGATGCGAAGAAGTCTCGTGCGACGACGAATTGTGATGAATCGATCGCACAATCGCCAATCGCCGCATCGCGCTGGCCTGCCGCGGCATCAATTCACTGAACCGCACGCCGGCGATGCTCGTCGCAATGCTGCTCAAGGGGCCGCGGTATTCGCGCGGCGCCTCGGGCTTGGGATCGTACGTCTCAAAATGCGAAGGGCCACCTGCCAACTCGACAAAGATCACGCTCGCCGCGCTGTTGGTCGGCCGCGCCTCGCCGGCTTGCGACTTCAGTCGCAGCCATTGCGCCAACGAGAGTTGCCCGAGCCCAAGAAACCCTGCCTGCAAAAGCGTTCGGCGACCGATGCCCTCTAGTTCGCAGTCTTCATCCGCCAACCAGTTAATCATTGCTTCACCCTGAAACTTTTGGTGAGCAGACAGTGGCGATCTAGGAATTTGCGCTGATAGTTTGTTTGCCGCTCAGCGACATGCCCGCAAGTCTAAATTCATCGCGCCGAATCAGTCAATCGAAATCCACAGCGCACAACTGCGCTACAGTGCGCCTATTGTTCGATTTAGGGTTTCGGTATTGCGCGCCGTCGCTATAATTTCAGCGTCATTCTGAGTCCCTGTGCTTGCGCATGCCAGCGCACCTAGCACTTCGCCAGTTATCGGGACTCAGTGCATTCATCTCGCGCGAACGTTCGGTTTCGAACCGCAGCAGCAATCAACTACGTCCAGCTCGGTAGTCGATCGACGCCAAGATCGCTTGCCCTGGACATGTGCTGCGACCGACGTGAGCATGATGCCGACAGCGACCAGGGGTTCAAGAATACGGAGATTCCCCCTTGTCGTTTTCACAACGATCCAAGTCGTTGCGCGCGCGCCGACTTTCTCTGATTCCTCGCTCCGAACGCCTCGAGCTTCGTCGGCTGATGGCCGCCGACTTGGAATTTGGCGCTGACGTAGCCGAAGTGTCCACGATCGCGGTCGCCGCGACCGACCACCAACACGAAGGCGAACATGCCGAGTTGCAATGGCTCGACGATTCACTTCGTCTGCCCGGCGAACTGCCGCACTTCTATGTAGGCCACCACGACGCCAACAGCGGCGATTGGTACCCAGACGTCGCCGCCATGCCCACCGTAGTCGCGCCGGTCGGACACTCGCTCTGGAGCAACTGGGCCTCGAATCTCACAGCCAACGATGTTGTCTATATCCCCGCCGGTTCGCATGTGGTCTACGACGCCGACTCGTCCAACACCTTCAAGGCAATTGGCGTCGCCGGCACGCTCGAGTTCGCCATCGATCGCTCAACCAAGCTGACCGTCGGCACCATCCTCATTTACCCCGAAGGAGGTTTCTACGTCGGCGTCACCGAGTCGGGCCAGCGCCCCGCCCAGCCTGTTCGCACGACGGTCGTCTTCGACGGCGTCGTCAATACGACGCAGGATCCCACGCAAATGACCGTTGGCCTGATCGCCACGGGGGGCAAGGTCCATATCGAAGGCGACGCAGTGCAAACCGCCTTCGCCGAACTAGCC
This genomic interval carries:
- a CDS encoding WD40 repeat domain-containing protein, with the translated sequence KESFDKSAAIADSIPAQLAAAEAEAAKQALPVRALAFSPNNLLLVAGGDDAVIRAYRADDGAAFETFAAHQGAVSSLGFAADGALISTSADATARSWDLDPVWVYAGQIGPPSDQPTNLEASAIADRVLALSFSPDGQLLATGGGQPSRAGEVKIWNVANRSLVRELPEAHSDTVLGLKFSPDGTQLATCGSDKFVRVFDIASGALIRSFEGHTHHVLGVAWRADGKVLASSGADGVVKVWNLETGEQQRTIAGFGKEVTSVNFIGTSPMTLASSGDKTVRQHNTNDGANPLNFGGATDFLYSACVTADGQRVVAGGQDSVLRVWTVADGKQILALEPPAAK
- the rnk gene encoding nucleoside diphosphate kinase regulator, encoding MARKIIVTELDRTRLGTLLEKAVNVELVERRYLQDLSRELERAETVAPTDVPPDVITMNSTARVREIESGDVYDYTLVYPEQADVERQRISVLSPVGTALIGYRVGDVIEWPVPAGKVQLKVEEVLYQPEREGDFNR
- a CDS encoding DUF1501 domain-containing protein; translation: MINWLADEDCELEGIGRRTLLQAGFLGLGQLSLAQWLRLKSQAGEARPTNSAASVIFVELAGGPSHFETYDPKPEAPREYRGPLSSIATSIAGVRFSELMPRQASAMRRLAIVRSIHHNSSSHETSSHLVQTGYYLRDRQNRENEMPCAGALAARMCGSNQQGTPAYVAIPQAMRSGTAAYLGKAYNPFVTGSDPNRPNFRINNLELAKSLSGKRLRQRRALLASLDRGSRVVDNHGVTSAMDDFTGQAFEMVTGRRAREAFDIHAEDPRTRDRYGRNAVGQSMLLARRLVEAGVTFVTVRVPGWDDHQDINKRMRQKGPAYDCGMAALVNDLYDRGMDRDVLVVAMGEFGRTPRVNKNAGRDHWGAVMSVLLAGGGLRVGQIVGNSNRKGETPVEQPYRPEHVLAMVYRHLGIDPAQTFEDLSGRPRYVLEDRRLIEELI